Proteins encoded within one genomic window of Nonomuraea gerenzanensis:
- a CDS encoding EamA family transporter, whose translation MTAFALDDPIDRGPGLPRPGNLLRSAADSIPPSTLVLLGILSVQLGAGFAKELFATLPPSAVVFLRIAAGALIMGAVARPRLRGMSWRDWAVGAGFGLTLAVMNLTFYEALARLPMGIAVAIEFLGPLGVAVAASRRRIDLVWVGLAAMGVVLLAPWGESATVSWAGIGFAMVAGACWAAYILLSAAAGQRFPGTTGLSFAMIVSAVVILPIGVTTGGADLLQPELLLIGLGVGLLSSVIPYSLELQALRRMPKHVFGILMSLEPAVAALIGVLLLSEILHVQQWAAIVCIVAASLGSTRTRRG comes from the coding sequence GTGACCGCCTTCGCCCTCGACGACCCCATCGACCGGGGTCCCGGTCTGCCCCGGCCGGGCAATCTGCTCCGCAGTGCGGCCGACTCCATCCCGCCCTCGACGCTCGTGCTGCTGGGCATCCTCTCGGTGCAGCTCGGCGCCGGGTTCGCCAAGGAGTTGTTCGCGACGCTGCCGCCGAGCGCGGTGGTGTTCCTGCGCATCGCCGCCGGGGCGCTCATCATGGGCGCGGTCGCGCGGCCCAGGCTGCGCGGGATGAGCTGGCGGGACTGGGCGGTCGGGGCCGGCTTCGGCCTGACGCTCGCCGTGATGAACCTGACCTTCTACGAGGCGCTGGCGCGGCTGCCGATGGGGATCGCGGTGGCGATCGAGTTCCTCGGGCCCCTGGGGGTGGCGGTGGCCGCCTCCCGGCGGCGGATCGACCTGGTGTGGGTCGGGCTGGCCGCGATGGGCGTGGTGCTGCTGGCCCCGTGGGGCGAGTCGGCGACGGTGAGCTGGGCGGGCATCGGGTTCGCGATGGTGGCCGGGGCCTGCTGGGCGGCCTACATCCTGCTGTCGGCGGCGGCCGGGCAGCGCTTCCCCGGCACGACCGGGCTGTCCTTCGCGATGATCGTCTCCGCGGTGGTGATCCTGCCCATCGGCGTCACGACGGGCGGGGCGGACCTGCTGCAGCCTGAGCTGCTGCTCATCGGGCTCGGGGTGGGGCTGCTGTCGTCGGTGATCCCGTACTCGCTGGAGCTGCAGGCGCTGCGGCGGATGCCCAAGCACGTGTTCGGCATCCTGATGAGCCTGGAGCCCGCCGTGGCGGCGCTGATCGGGGTGCTGCTGCTGAGCGAGATCCTGCACGTCCAGCAGTGGGCGGCGATCGTGTGCATCGTGGCCGCCAGCCTGGGCTCCACCCGCACCAGGCGGGGCTGA
- a CDS encoding GntR family transcriptional regulator, whose amino-acid sequence MAAEDRLDLPMVGERQSLREQVAHALRAALITGEMRPGVVYSAPVLAAQFGVSATPVREAMLDLAKEGLVEAVRNKGFRVTELSDRDLDELTEIRQLIEVPTVARLADSSRAAEFERLRPVAEEIVSASERGDLLAYVDADLRFHVELLTLCGNAHLVSVVRDLRNRARLYGLSQLSERGTLGDSAREHLQLLDALKNGDSDAVRHLMTEHIGHVRGIWAEHSA is encoded by the coding sequence ATGGCTGCCGAGGACCGGCTCGACCTGCCGATGGTGGGGGAGCGGCAGAGCCTGCGCGAGCAGGTGGCGCACGCGCTGCGTGCCGCGCTGATCACCGGTGAGATGCGGCCGGGGGTGGTCTACTCGGCTCCGGTGCTGGCCGCCCAGTTCGGCGTCTCGGCCACGCCCGTGCGCGAGGCCATGCTCGACCTGGCCAAGGAGGGCCTGGTCGAGGCCGTGCGGAACAAGGGCTTCCGGGTCACCGAGCTGTCCGACCGCGACCTCGACGAGCTGACCGAGATCCGCCAGCTGATCGAGGTGCCCACGGTGGCCAGGCTGGCCGACAGCTCGCGGGCCGCGGAGTTCGAGCGGCTGCGGCCCGTCGCCGAGGAGATCGTCTCAGCCAGCGAGCGGGGCGACCTGCTCGCGTACGTGGACGCCGACCTGCGCTTCCACGTCGAGCTGCTGACGCTGTGCGGCAACGCGCACCTGGTGTCGGTGGTGCGCGACCTGCGCAACAGGGCCAGGCTCTACGGCCTGTCCCAGCTCTCCGAGCGGGGCACGCTGGGCGACTCCGCCAGGGAGCACCTGCAGCTCCTGGACGCGCTCAAGAACGGCGACAGCGACGCCGTCAGGCACCTGATGACGGAGCACATCGGTCACGTTCGCGGGATTTGGGCCGAGCACTCGGCGTAA
- a CDS encoding ornithine cyclodeaminase family protein: MSGLPYLDAAAVERLVPMGRAVDVLEEALRAGLDPEATPRRPIVDLPAGQLLLMPAATRRYAGVKAVSIAPANPERGLPRIQGTYLLFDGDTLAPLAALDGIALTSLRTPAVSALAVRHLAEPGARRLVVFGSGPQAYGHVLALREVRPVEDVTVVARDRRRAEALAAWCRECGLSARALAGGAPPSEPPGPRPGAPATEAAETVAAEVAEAVGRADLIACCTTARHPLFPGKLARDGVTVVAVGSHEPGARELDGDLIARATVVVEARAAALEEAGDIVVPIRQGTITSHHLAGNLADLTAGRVVAGPGPRVFKSTGMAWEDLVVAAAAYEAADEGPGARAQA, encoded by the coding sequence ATGAGCGGGCTGCCGTACCTCGACGCCGCCGCCGTGGAGCGGCTGGTGCCCATGGGCAGGGCCGTGGACGTGCTGGAGGAGGCGCTGCGGGCCGGGCTCGACCCCGAGGCGACCCCGCGCCGGCCGATCGTGGACCTGCCCGCCGGGCAGCTGCTGCTCATGCCCGCCGCCACCCGGCGGTACGCGGGCGTCAAGGCCGTCAGCATCGCGCCGGCCAACCCGGAGCGGGGGCTGCCCCGCATCCAGGGCACGTACCTGCTGTTCGACGGCGACACCCTGGCCCCGCTGGCGGCGCTGGACGGGATCGCGCTCACCTCGCTGCGCACGCCCGCCGTGTCCGCGCTGGCCGTGCGGCACCTCGCCGAGCCCGGTGCGCGGCGGCTGGTCGTGTTCGGGAGCGGGCCGCAGGCGTACGGGCACGTGCTCGCCCTGCGGGAGGTGCGGCCGGTGGAGGACGTCACCGTGGTCGCGCGCGACCGGCGCCGGGCCGAGGCGCTGGCGGCCTGGTGCCGCGAATGCGGGCTGAGCGCCCGCGCCCTGGCCGGCGGCGCGCCACCGTCCGAGCCGCCCGGTCCCCGGCCCGGCGCGCCGGCTACGGAGGCCGCGGAGACAGTGGCGGCGGAGGTCGCCGAGGCGGTGGGGCGGGCGGATCTGATCGCGTGCTGCACCACGGCCAGGCACCCCCTGTTCCCCGGTAAGCTCGCCCGCGACGGCGTCACCGTCGTCGCGGTCGGCTCGCACGAGCCCGGCGCCCGTGAGCTCGACGGCGACCTGATCGCCCGCGCCACCGTGGTCGTCGAGGCCAGGGCGGCCGCTCTGGAGGAGGCGGGCGACATCGTCGTGCCGATCCGTCAGGGTACGATCACCTCTCATCATCTCGCCGGTAACCTCGCCGACCTGACCGCCGGAAGGGTGGTCGCCGGTCCGGGGCCGCGCGTGTTCAAGAGCACGGGCATGGCGTGGGAGGACCTCGTGGTCGCGGCTGCCGCCTACGAGGCCGCGGACGAGGGCCCGGGCGCGAGGGCACAGGCATGA
- a CDS encoding proline racemase family protein → MLTTVDYHTAGEPFRVVTGGVPDIPGSTVLDRRSTAMAELDDVRRLLCNEPRGHADMYGCFLVPPDDPGARFGALFWHKDGFSTACGHGTIALGVHAVREGLVEAAPDGVTDVVVDVPSGRVTARVRLSAGRIEGVTFVNVPSYVIARDVPVEGVRADVSYGGAIYASVRAADLGLTVEPRHVTAFVEHARRIKAGLAGHPAARHPSEERLSGVYGVIFYDELPELDGVRRQRNVTVFADGEVDRSPCGSGTAARMALLHDAGKTAELVHESVVGSVFAARVREAVDEGVIVEVDGMAYRTGRHVFELDPGDPFPTGFTLR, encoded by the coding sequence ATGCTGACGACGGTCGACTACCACACGGCGGGGGAGCCGTTCAGGGTCGTGACGGGCGGGGTGCCCGACATCCCCGGCTCCACCGTGCTCGACCGCCGCAGCACCGCGATGGCCGAGCTCGACGACGTGCGGCGGCTGCTGTGCAACGAGCCGCGCGGGCACGCCGACATGTACGGCTGTTTCCTGGTGCCGCCGGACGACCCGGGGGCGCGGTTCGGGGCGCTGTTCTGGCACAAGGACGGCTTCTCCACCGCCTGCGGCCACGGCACGATCGCGCTGGGCGTGCACGCGGTGCGCGAGGGGCTGGTCGAGGCCGCCCCCGACGGGGTGACGGACGTGGTCGTGGACGTGCCGTCGGGCCGCGTCACGGCCCGGGTGCGGCTGTCGGCGGGGCGGATCGAGGGCGTCACCTTCGTCAACGTGCCCTCGTACGTGATCGCCCGTGACGTGCCCGTCGAAGGCGTGCGCGCCGACGTCTCCTACGGCGGCGCCATCTACGCGTCGGTACGCGCCGCCGACCTCGGCCTGACGGTCGAGCCCCGGCACGTGACCGCGTTCGTCGAGCACGCCCGCCGGATCAAGGCCGGGCTGGCCGGGCATCCCGCCGCCCGGCACCCGTCCGAGGAGCGGCTGTCCGGCGTGTACGGCGTGATCTTCTACGACGAGCTGCCCGAGCTGGACGGCGTCAGGCGGCAGCGCAACGTCACCGTGTTCGCCGACGGCGAGGTGGACCGCTCGCCGTGCGGCTCGGGCACCGCCGCCAGGATGGCGCTGCTGCACGACGCCGGCAAGACGGCCGAGCTGGTGCACGAGAGCGTCGTGGGCAGCGTGTTCGCCGCCCGGGTGCGGGAGGCGGTGGACGAGGGCGTGATCGTGGAGGTCGACGGCATGGCCTACCGGACCGGGCGGCACGTCTTCGAGCTCGACCCCGGCGACCCGTTCCCGACCGGGTTCACGCTGCGATGA
- a CDS encoding proline racemase family protein, translating into MRTKRVFHAVDSHTEGMPTRVITGGIGVIPGASMAERRVYFRDNLDHIRTLLMTEPRGHSAMSGAILQPPTRPDADYGVLFIEVSGLLPMCGHGTIGVATVLVETGMVEVVEPVTTVRLEVPAGLVEVDVAVEDGMAMSVTLRNVPSYCDRLDATVTVPGFGEIPYDLAYGGNFYAVVDLDHYGLPFDRKAKHEIIAAGLATMEAINAADEPVHREDSRIRGCHHVYFAAPGSDAHHSRHAMAIHPGWFDRSPCGTGTSARMAQLHARGELPLGQDFTNESFIGTRFIGRLLEESTVGGRPAVLPSITGRAWITGTAQYFLDPRDPFPAGFEL; encoded by the coding sequence ATGAGGACCAAGCGGGTATTCCACGCCGTCGACTCCCACACGGAGGGCATGCCCACCCGGGTGATCACCGGCGGCATCGGCGTCATCCCCGGCGCCAGCATGGCCGAGCGGCGCGTGTACTTCCGCGACAACCTCGACCACATCCGCACCCTGCTGATGACGGAGCCGCGCGGCCACTCGGCCATGAGCGGCGCCATCCTGCAGCCGCCGACCAGACCGGACGCCGACTACGGGGTGCTGTTCATCGAGGTGTCGGGGCTGCTGCCGATGTGCGGGCACGGCACGATCGGCGTGGCCACGGTGCTGGTCGAGACCGGCATGGTCGAGGTGGTCGAGCCGGTCACGACCGTGCGCCTGGAGGTGCCCGCCGGGCTCGTCGAGGTGGACGTGGCCGTCGAGGACGGCATGGCCATGTCGGTGACGCTGCGCAACGTGCCGTCCTACTGCGACCGGCTCGACGCGACGGTGACCGTCCCGGGGTTCGGGGAGATCCCGTACGACCTCGCGTACGGCGGCAACTTCTACGCCGTCGTCGACCTCGACCACTACGGCCTGCCCTTCGACCGCAAGGCCAAGCACGAGATCATCGCGGCCGGCCTGGCCACCATGGAGGCCATCAACGCCGCCGACGAGCCCGTGCACCGCGAGGACTCCCGCATCCGCGGCTGCCACCACGTCTACTTCGCCGCGCCCGGCTCCGACGCCCACCACTCGCGGCACGCCATGGCCATCCACCCCGGCTGGTTCGACCGCTCGCCCTGCGGCACCGGCACCAGCGCCCGCATGGCCCAGCTGCACGCCAGGGGCGAGCTGCCGCTCGGGCAGGACTTCACCAACGAGTCGTTCATCGGCACCCGCTTCATCGGGCGGCTGCTGGAGGAGAGCACGGTGGGCGGGCGGCCGGCGGTGCTGCCGTCCATCACCGGGCGGGCCTGGATCACCGGCACCGCGCAGTACTTCCTCGACCCGCGCGACCCGTTCCCCGCGGGGTTCGAGCTCTGA
- a CDS encoding dihydrodipicolinate synthase family protein encodes MEHRSKPWQGVMVATALPLREDLSVDYDGYAEHCRWLVANGCDGVVPNGSLGEYQTLTPQERAKVIETAVAAVGGGNVMAGAGAYGAAESRRWAEQAGEAGCGSVLLLPPNAYRADERAVVAHYREVAKAGVPIVAYNNPYDTKVDLTPALLARLHEEGLIVAIKEFSGDVRRAYEIAELAPGLDLLIGSDDVLLELAVAGAVGWIAGYPNALPASSTALYRAAVAGDLETALPLYRALHPLLRWDSKTEFVQAIKLSMDVAGRHGGPCRQPRQPLTDEQAAIVRSATEKALAEGLR; translated from the coding sequence ATGGAACACCGCAGCAAGCCCTGGCAGGGCGTCATGGTCGCCACCGCGCTGCCCCTGCGCGAAGACCTTTCGGTCGACTACGACGGCTACGCGGAGCACTGCCGCTGGCTGGTCGCGAACGGCTGTGACGGCGTCGTGCCGAACGGCTCGCTCGGCGAGTACCAGACGCTCACCCCGCAGGAGCGGGCCAAGGTGATCGAGACCGCCGTCGCGGCCGTCGGCGGCGGCAACGTGATGGCCGGAGCGGGCGCGTACGGCGCCGCGGAGTCGCGCCGCTGGGCCGAGCAGGCGGGCGAGGCGGGCTGCGGCTCGGTCCTGCTGCTGCCGCCCAACGCCTACCGGGCCGACGAGCGGGCCGTCGTGGCGCACTACCGCGAGGTCGCCAAGGCCGGGGTGCCGATCGTGGCCTACAACAACCCCTACGACACCAAGGTGGACCTGACCCCCGCGCTGCTGGCCAGGCTGCACGAGGAGGGGCTGATCGTGGCGATCAAGGAGTTCAGCGGCGACGTGCGCAGGGCGTACGAGATCGCCGAGCTGGCACCCGGGCTGGACCTGCTGATCGGCTCCGACGACGTGCTGCTGGAGCTGGCGGTGGCCGGGGCGGTCGGCTGGATCGCCGGGTACCCGAACGCGCTGCCCGCCTCCAGCACCGCCCTGTACCGGGCGGCCGTGGCGGGCGACCTGGAGACGGCGCTGCCGCTGTACCGGGCCCTGCACCCGCTGCTGCGCTGGGACTCCAAGACGGAGTTCGTCCAGGCCATCAAGCTGTCCATGGACGTGGCAGGCCGGCACGGCGGCCCGTGCAGGCAGCCCAGGCAGCCGCTGACGGACGAGCAGGCCGCTATCGTGCGTTCGGCGACCGAGAAGGCACTGGCAGAGGGGCTGCGATGA
- a CDS encoding FAD-dependent oxidoreductase translates to MTYDLVVVGGGPAGVAGALTAALGGLRVALVDSGLRLGGQYFRHPAVPGRAPGLERFLRQARALDARGEVLLRHQVWAVSREPDGDLLVHCVTRDAMAPDARVTVLGERVTASGEQVTAQGEQVTAQGDQVTAQGERRAAQGERAVVLRARRLLIATGAHDRPLPFPGWDLPGVLTAGGAQALLKGGGVVAGRRIVVSGTGPFLLPVAAGLAGAGARVLGVYEANGGLGLARHPVLALGKAGEAAGYAAALARHRVPYRARHAVVAAHGEREVEAVTVGRLDKDWNVTATRVVECDSVAVGYGFVPQIELGTQLGCLTRHDVDGSPVLAVDATLRTSVPGVWAAGEPVGVGGWRLAELEGRLAGRAIVADARTAPTADARGATGTGQGSATGAEAEPEADGRAGGVPVEGSAAAVVPPLFARRRERWRAFGEALQRAYPVKPGWQSWLRDDTLVCRCEEVPLARVREAQALGATDARAIKLLARPGMGWCQGRVCGYAVSCLAGERPQPPRRPIAQPVTLGTLASLTNPEGGPDGNPDDDPAH, encoded by the coding sequence ATGACGTACGACCTCGTGGTGGTCGGCGGCGGGCCCGCCGGCGTGGCGGGCGCGCTCACTGCGGCGCTGGGCGGGTTGCGGGTGGCGCTGGTGGACTCCGGGCTCCGGCTCGGTGGCCAGTACTTCCGGCATCCTGCCGTTCCCGGGCGCGCGCCGGGGCTTGAGCGGTTTCTGCGGCAGGCGCGCGCGCTCGACGCGCGGGGCGAGGTGTTGCTGCGGCATCAGGTGTGGGCGGTGTCCCGCGAGCCGGACGGCGACCTGCTGGTGCACTGCGTGACCAGGGACGCCATGGCGCCGGACGCGCGGGTTACGGTGCTGGGTGAGCGGGTTACGGCGTCGGGCGAGCAAGTCACGGCGCAGGGCGAGCAAGTCACGGCGCAGGGCGATCAAGTCACGGCGCAGGGCGAGCGACGCGCGGCGCAGGGCGAGCGGGCCGTGGTGCTGCGGGCGCGGCGGCTGCTGATCGCGACCGGTGCCCATGACCGGCCGCTGCCCTTCCCCGGCTGGGACCTGCCGGGCGTGCTCACCGCCGGTGGAGCCCAGGCGCTGCTCAAGGGCGGCGGGGTCGTGGCGGGGCGGCGGATCGTGGTGTCCGGCACCGGGCCGTTCCTGCTGCCCGTCGCCGCCGGTCTGGCGGGCGCGGGGGCGCGGGTGCTCGGCGTGTACGAGGCCAACGGCGGGCTCGGGCTGGCCAGGCACCCCGTGCTGGCCCTGGGCAAGGCCGGGGAGGCGGCGGGGTACGCGGCGGCCCTGGCGCGGCACCGGGTGCCGTACCGGGCCCGGCACGCGGTGGTCGCGGCGCACGGGGAACGCGAGGTGGAGGCCGTCACCGTCGGCCGCCTCGACAAGGACTGGAACGTAACGGCCACCCGGGTCGTCGAGTGCGACAGCGTGGCCGTGGGGTATGGGTTCGTGCCGCAGATCGAGCTGGGGACGCAGCTCGGCTGCCTGACGCGGCACGACGTGGACGGGAGCCCGGTGCTGGCCGTGGACGCCACCCTCCGCACGTCCGTGCCTGGGGTGTGGGCGGCCGGTGAGCCCGTCGGGGTGGGCGGGTGGCGGCTGGCCGAGCTGGAGGGCCGCCTCGCCGGCCGCGCCATCGTCGCCGACGCCCGCACCGCGCCCACGGCCGATGCGCGCGGCGCGACAGGGACCGGCCAGGGCTCGGCGACAGGAGCCGAGGCGGAGCCGGAGGCCGATGGCCGGGCCGGAGGCGTGCCGGTCGAGGGGAGCGCGGCGGCGGTCGTGCCGCCGTTGTTCGCGCGCCGGCGGGAGCGCTGGCGGGCGTTCGGGGAGGCGCTGCAGCGCGCCTACCCCGTCAAGCCCGGCTGGCAGAGCTGGCTGCGCGACGACACGCTCGTGTGCCGGTGCGAGGAGGTGCCGCTGGCCCGCGTACGTGAGGCGCAGGCACTGGGCGCCACGGACGCGCGCGCGATCAAGCTGCTGGCCCGCCCCGGCATGGGCTGGTGCCAGGGCCGCGTCTGCGGCTACGCCGTCTCCTGCCTGGCAGGGGAGCGCCCCCAGCCTCCCCGCCGCCCGATCGCCCAGCCCGTCACCCTCGGCACCCTGGCGTCACTGACGAATCCCGAGGGCGGCCCCGACGGCAACCCCGACGACGACCCCGCTCACTGA
- a CDS encoding (2Fe-2S)-binding protein, with product MTFHITVDGRSVPVVPGQTIGAALHAAGVRSWRTTRFGGRPRGLFCGIGVCFDCLISVNGRPPERACLLEAEPGDEVTTA from the coding sequence ATGACCTTCCACATCACCGTCGACGGCCGTTCCGTGCCGGTCGTGCCGGGGCAGACCATCGGCGCGGCCCTGCACGCGGCCGGGGTGCGGTCCTGGCGCACCACCCGCTTCGGCGGGCGGCCGCGCGGGCTGTTCTGCGGGATCGGGGTCTGCTTCGACTGCCTGATCTCGGTGAACGGCCGGCCGCCCGAACGGGCGTGCCTGCTGGAGGCCGAGCCGGGGGACGAGGTGACGACGGCATGA
- a CDS encoding NAD(P)/FAD-dependent oxidoreductase, whose amino-acid sequence MSDVIVVGAGVVGAACAYYAARAGLDVTVIDRGPVAGGTTGSGEGNVLVSDKEPGPELELAVLSNRLWRSLAEHGGFEFEPKGGLVVAETEEVQRQLTELAGKQDVEHTTVPAARLRDYEPHLADGLAGGVFYPQDAQVQPMLAAADLLRHGAESFGHGTLRLRLGVTVTGVLRSGDRVTGVRTTGGDVLGDAVVNAAGTWGGEVAALAGAHLPVLPRRGFILVTEPLGEPLIRHKVYTAAYVTNVASDSAGLETSAVVEGTPAGTVLIGASRERVGFDRTTSVPVLARLAGQAVALFPALREVRAIRSYCGFRPYCPDHLPVIGADPRVPGLYHACGHEGAGIGLAPATGHLLAQVLTGQQPDLDLHPFRPDRFPTPSPEEAA is encoded by the coding sequence ATGTCCGACGTGATCGTCGTCGGCGCGGGAGTGGTGGGGGCGGCCTGCGCCTACTACGCGGCGCGCGCGGGCCTCGACGTGACCGTGATCGACCGCGGCCCGGTGGCCGGCGGCACGACGGGCTCGGGCGAGGGCAACGTCCTGGTCTCCGACAAGGAGCCGGGGCCCGAGCTGGAGCTGGCCGTGCTGTCCAACCGGCTGTGGCGCTCGCTGGCGGAGCACGGCGGGTTCGAGTTCGAGCCCAAGGGCGGGCTGGTCGTCGCCGAGACCGAGGAGGTCCAGCGGCAGCTCACCGAGCTGGCGGGCAAGCAGGACGTCGAGCACACCACGGTGCCGGCCGCGCGGCTGCGCGACTACGAGCCGCACCTGGCCGACGGCCTGGCAGGCGGCGTCTTCTACCCCCAGGACGCCCAGGTGCAGCCCATGCTCGCCGCCGCCGATCTGCTCCGGCACGGCGCCGAGAGCTTCGGCCACGGCACGCTGCGGCTGCGGCTCGGCGTCACCGTGACCGGCGTCCTGCGCTCGGGGGACCGGGTGACGGGCGTGCGCACCACCGGCGGCGACGTGCTCGGCGACGCGGTCGTCAACGCGGCCGGCACCTGGGGCGGCGAGGTCGCCGCACTGGCGGGCGCGCACCTCCCGGTGCTGCCCAGGCGCGGCTTCATCCTCGTCACCGAGCCGCTCGGCGAGCCGCTCATCAGGCACAAGGTCTACACCGCCGCCTACGTGACGAACGTGGCCAGCGACTCCGCCGGCCTGGAGACCTCGGCCGTGGTGGAGGGCACGCCCGCCGGGACCGTGCTCATCGGGGCCAGCAGGGAGCGCGTGGGCTTCGACAGGACGACGTCGGTGCCCGTGCTGGCGCGGCTGGCCGGGCAGGCGGTCGCGCTCTTCCCCGCGCTGCGCGAGGTGCGGGCCATCCGGTCCTACTGCGGGTTCCGGCCGTACTGTCCCGATCACCTGCCCGTCATCGGGGCCGATCCGCGCGTGCCAGGGCTGTACCACGCGTGCGGTCACGAAGGGGCTGGCATCGGGCTCGCCCCGGCGACCGGGCACCTGCTCGCCCAGGTGCTCACCGGGCAGCAGCCCGACCTCGACCTGCATCCCTTCCGTCCCGACCGGTTCCCCACGCCGTCCCCCGAGGAGGCCGCATGA
- a CDS encoding COX15/CtaA family protein: MKQSTDNPHLLARFIRSLWAPTTRSMRVWAMASVVVNAGITVTGAGVRVTASGLGCPTWPRCTPDSFIPVAHPEVSPLNMAVEFGNRLLTFLVLAVGIACWVAAMRMRPRRASLIRLAWLQPIGIIAQALWGGLVVNTMLNPFTVGMHYLISSGLIAACWLLYARAGEGDGPVRAITHRDVRRLGHALLAAVFVLLVVGVVVSGTGPHSGDEMASRFDLDIETVARLHADIAYVVVGLTFALLFALHVSRAPRAARRAALALFGVELLQGVIGYTQWFLAVPAVLVLLHVLGSTLVWIAALRVSTSLRSRDPEPGAVSHSSTEAAAVV; this comes from the coding sequence GTGAAGCAATCCACGGACAACCCCCACCTTCTCGCGCGTTTCATCCGGTCGCTCTGGGCGCCGACCACGCGCTCGATGCGCGTATGGGCGATGGCGTCCGTGGTGGTCAACGCGGGCATCACGGTCACCGGCGCGGGCGTGCGCGTCACCGCCTCCGGGCTCGGCTGCCCGACCTGGCCCAGGTGCACGCCCGACAGCTTCATCCCGGTCGCGCACCCCGAGGTCTCGCCGCTGAACATGGCGGTCGAGTTCGGCAACCGGCTGCTCACCTTCCTGGTGCTGGCCGTGGGCATCGCCTGCTGGGTGGCCGCCATGCGGATGCGCCCGCGCCGCGCCTCGCTGATCCGCCTGGCCTGGCTGCAGCCGATCGGGATCATCGCGCAGGCGTTGTGGGGCGGGCTGGTGGTCAACACGATGCTCAACCCGTTCACCGTCGGCATGCACTACCTCATCTCCAGCGGCCTGATCGCCGCCTGCTGGCTGTTGTACGCGCGCGCGGGCGAGGGCGACGGGCCCGTGCGCGCCATCACCCACCGCGACGTGCGCAGGCTCGGCCACGCGCTGCTGGCGGCCGTGTTCGTGCTGCTGGTGGTCGGGGTCGTGGTCAGCGGTACGGGGCCGCACTCGGGCGATGAGATGGCCTCGCGCTTCGACCTCGACATCGAGACCGTGGCCAGGCTGCATGCCGACATCGCCTACGTGGTGGTCGGGCTCACCTTCGCGCTGCTGTTCGCGCTGCACGTGAGCAGGGCCCCGCGCGCCGCCCGGCGGGCCGCGCTGGCCCTGTTCGGCGTGGAGCTGCTGCAGGGCGTGATCGGCTACACGCAGTGGTTCCTGGCCGTGCCCGCCGTGCTGGTGCTGCTGCACGTGCTGGGCTCGACGCTGGTCTGGATCGCCGCGCTGCGGGTGAGCACCTCGCTGCGTTCCCGCGACCCCGAGCCCGGCGCCGTCAGCCACTCCTCCACCGAAGCAGCCGCCGTCGTCTGA
- a CDS encoding SanA/YdcF family protein, which translates to MRGEVHLSRKALRRSYQGLVLVSVLALAPMTWAWLGSSGHRAMAEDPGWVRRVPETQAALVLGAGLFAGHPSPMLARRLDIAAELYLAGKVRALLLSGDNSRKEYDEPTAMRDYLRAKGVPDAVMVLDYAGFDTWDSCVRARKVFGAKRVTVVTQEFHIPRAVTLCRTAGLEAFGAGDDSARRWASTTYAYAARELFATAKAFADAMILKSDPVYPGPREVSLTRILSQPGAPGA; encoded by the coding sequence TTGCGGGGAGAAGTCCACCTCTCGCGAAAGGCGCTGCGCCGCTCGTACCAGGGGCTGGTGCTCGTCAGCGTGCTCGCGCTGGCGCCCATGACGTGGGCCTGGCTCGGCAGCTCGGGGCACCGGGCGATGGCCGAGGACCCGGGCTGGGTGCGGCGGGTGCCGGAGACGCAGGCCGCGCTGGTGCTCGGCGCCGGGCTGTTCGCGGGGCACCCCTCACCGATGCTGGCCCGCAGGCTCGACATCGCGGCCGAGCTGTACCTGGCGGGCAAGGTGCGGGCGCTGCTGCTGTCGGGCGACAACAGCCGCAAGGAGTACGACGAGCCCACGGCCATGCGCGACTACCTGCGCGCCAAGGGAGTGCCCGACGCGGTGATGGTGCTGGACTACGCCGGGTTCGACACGTGGGACTCGTGCGTGCGGGCGCGCAAGGTGTTCGGCGCGAAGCGGGTGACGGTGGTGACCCAGGAGTTCCACATCCCCAGGGCCGTGACGCTGTGCAGGACGGCGGGGCTGGAGGCGTTCGGCGCCGGTGACGACTCGGCCAGGCGCTGGGCCTCGACCACGTACGCCTACGCCGCCCGCGAGCTGTTCGCCACCGCCAAGGCCTTCGCCGACGCCATGATCCTGAAGTCGGACCCGGTCTACCCGGGCCCGCGCGAGGTCTCGCTCACCCGCATCCTGTCTCAGCCGGGCGCGCCGGGCGCGTAG